A region from the Cyanobacteriota bacterium genome encodes:
- a CDS encoding HU family DNA-binding protein yields MNKSELVNAVAAKASVSKKDADAVITAFVDSIMETVSAGNRVTLVGFGTFETRDRQAREGRNPQTGDRMTILATRVPAFSAGKVFKEKVVPKT; encoded by the coding sequence ATGAACAAGAGTGAGCTAGTCAATGCTGTAGCTGCTAAAGCCAGCGTCAGTAAGAAGGATGCAGATGCAGTAATCACAGCATTTGTTGATTCCATTATGGAAACAGTTTCTGCTGGAAACAGGGTTACCCTAGTTGGCTTCGGTACTTTTGAGACTAGAGATCGACAGGCTCGTGAGGGGCGTAACCCCCAAACTGGAGATAGGATGACGATTCTAGCGACTCGTGTTCCGGCTTTTTCTGCTGGCAAAGTCTTTAAGGAAAAAGTTGTACCTAAGACTTGA
- the ftsE gene encoding cell division ATP-binding protein FtsE, which yields MVASHSMVRDISTERPRQITPYKVQGTVVPRQLQSVLPLTDSPPQLMVSLRGVSKTYINGTLALSDVNLDVKRGDFLFITGPSGSGKSTLLKLLHGEERPTHGEVIVDGQQVAMLRGDRLALFRRQIGVVFQDYKLIPNRTVAENIAFVLRAQGFNHREIQRRLQPTLKTVGLLHKATCFPDQLSGGEQQRVSIARAIVSTPPLLLADEPTGNLDPDNSWQVIQILTKLNAIGITVIVTTHDEHLVRLSNRSVVQLHQGRLQRITL from the coding sequence TTGGTTGCAAGTCACTCTATGGTGCGAGACATCTCGACTGAGCGCCCTCGGCAAATAACTCCCTACAAAGTGCAGGGAACCGTGGTTCCTAGGCAACTACAATCGGTTTTGCCGCTTACAGACTCTCCACCCCAGTTGATGGTCAGTTTGCGGGGGGTAAGTAAAACCTACATCAACGGCACCCTTGCCCTCAGTGATGTGAATTTAGATGTCAAGCGAGGGGACTTTCTGTTCATTACAGGGCCTTCTGGAAGTGGTAAGTCAACCCTGTTGAAGTTACTGCATGGTGAAGAGCGGCCAACCCATGGTGAGGTGATTGTTGATGGTCAACAAGTGGCTATGCTTAGGGGCGATCGCTTAGCACTGTTCCGCCGCCAAATTGGGGTTGTGTTTCAAGACTATAAGCTAATTCCCAATCGCACAGTTGCTGAAAACATTGCCTTTGTGCTGCGCGCCCAGGGGTTTAACCATCGTGAGATTCAGCGCCGATTGCAACCTACTCTGAAAACAGTAGGCTTACTACACAAAGCAACCTGTTTCCCCGACCAACTATCTGGCGGAGAGCAACAACGGGTCAGCATTGCCCGTGCTATTGTTTCCACTCCACCGCTGCTGCTAGCTGATGAGCCAACGGGTAACCTTGACCCTGACAACTCTTGGCAAGTGATTCAGATTTTAACGAAGCTGAATGCGATCGGCATCACGGTGATTGTGACTACCCACGACGAACACCTAGTCCGGTTATCCAATCGCTCAGTCGTGCAACTGCATCAAGGTCGTCTTCAACGCATCACACTTTAG
- a CDS encoding WecB/TagA/CpsF family glycosyltransferase, translating to MSIAMPPQKAPVLGLPVHLSDDYLSWVSSCLLRGEGMHVVTLNAEMTMQAQQNPDLASVINCADLVIPDGSGITFYFWLYGKQVNRCPGIELAEALLKASVQADRPWSVFFYGGKPDVAEKAAQHWRSMLPGIKIVGVEHGYLDTNDRDRLQATLKTLQPQIILVGLGVPRQEFWIAENRHLCPNSIWIGVGGSFDIWAGQKSRAPLWLRNNHLEWIYRLYQEPWRWRRMLALPKFAVRSLIYRLTQRQPTKERV from the coding sequence ATGAGTATTGCTATGCCCCCCCAAAAAGCCCCCGTGCTTGGGTTACCTGTTCATCTTTCCGATGATTACTTGAGTTGGGTATCGTCATGTTTGCTACGAGGTGAAGGCATGCATGTCGTTACACTCAACGCTGAGATGACCATGCAAGCCCAGCAAAATCCTGATTTGGCCAGTGTGATAAACTGTGCCGACCTGGTAATACCTGATGGTTCTGGCATTACGTTTTACTTCTGGCTGTATGGCAAGCAAGTTAATCGTTGTCCCGGCATTGAATTGGCTGAAGCCCTATTGAAAGCCTCAGTTCAAGCTGATCGCCCATGGTCGGTGTTTTTTTATGGGGGCAAACCAGATGTTGCCGAAAAGGCTGCCCAGCACTGGCGGTCGATGCTGCCGGGTATTAAAATTGTGGGCGTAGAGCATGGTTATCTAGATACTAACGATCGCGATCGTCTGCAAGCGACTCTCAAAACCTTGCAACCTCAGATTATCTTAGTAGGTCTGGGAGTTCCCCGTCAGGAATTTTGGATTGCCGAAAACCGTCATCTATGTCCTAATTCCATCTGGATTGGTGTAGGTGGCAGCTTTGACATCTGGGCAGGCCAAAAGTCCCGTGCTCCGCTGTGGTTGCGCAACAATCACTTGGAATGGATCTATCGCCTCTATCAAGAGCCATGGCGATGGCGGCGAATGTTGGCGTTACCAAAATTCGCAGTTCGCAGTCTAATTTATCGGCTGACCCAGAGACAACCCACCAAAGAGCGAGTATAG